In Sphingomonas sp. LR60, the following are encoded in one genomic region:
- a CDS encoding type 1 glutamine amidotransferase: MPRFLIAQSENPKEREARRAHTGQSSGESYADTLGQMMPGATIEICQPADDDSPTFTADQLGDYDAVFLTGSPLHVYDDTPEVRRQLAFMRAVFAAGTPSFGSCAGLQVAVAAAGGTVRKMPERMEAGLSRRIVATAEGREHPLLAGRAATWDAPAIHGDEVESLPPGATRLAGNAVTQVQAAEIRHDKGVFWGVQYHPELSLQEIAIALRRQADGLVEAGLAESPEEVEERADVFAALHDTPERRSLRWRLGVDGELADTDARRREIANFLGALATIDRRGAR; the protein is encoded by the coding sequence GTGCCCCGATTTCTGATTGCGCAGAGCGAAAATCCCAAGGAGCGCGAGGCGCGCCGCGCGCACACCGGGCAAAGTTCGGGCGAGAGCTATGCCGATACGCTGGGACAGATGATGCCCGGCGCGACGATCGAGATTTGCCAGCCCGCCGACGACGACTCGCCGACCTTCACCGCAGATCAATTGGGCGACTATGACGCGGTGTTCCTGACCGGCTCGCCGCTGCACGTCTACGACGATACACCCGAGGTGCGTCGGCAACTGGCGTTCATGCGCGCGGTGTTCGCGGCGGGAACGCCGTCGTTCGGGTCGTGCGCAGGGTTGCAGGTTGCGGTGGCGGCGGCGGGCGGCACGGTCCGCAAGATGCCGGAGCGGATGGAGGCCGGGCTGTCGCGGCGGATCGTCGCGACCGCCGAGGGGCGCGAGCATCCATTGCTTGCGGGGCGCGCTGCGACCTGGGATGCGCCCGCGATCCACGGCGACGAGGTCGAGAGCTTGCCGCCGGGCGCGACGCGGCTGGCGGGCAATGCGGTGACGCAGGTGCAGGCCGCCGAGATCCGGCACGACAAGGGTGTGTTCTGGGGCGTGCAATATCATCCCGAACTGTCGTTGCAGGAGATCGCGATCGCGCTGCGACGGCAGGCGGACGGGCTGGTGGAGGCCGGACTGGCGGAATCGCCCGAGGAAGTGGAGGAGCGCGCCGATGTGTTTGCGGCGTTGCACGACACGCCCGAGCGGCGGTCGCTGCGGTGGCGGCTGGGGGTCGACGGCGAACTGGCGGACACCGACGCGCGGCGGCGCGAGATCGCGAACTTCCTTGGTGCGCTGGCGACTATCGATCGGCGCGGCGCGCGGTGA
- a CDS encoding DUF2256 domain-containing protein, protein MAHKKPHLPEKICASCHRPFAWRKKWARDWDSVKYCSDRCRGVGERPAP, encoded by the coding sequence ATGGCGCACAAGAAACCGCATCTGCCCGAGAAGATCTGCGCAAGCTGCCACCGCCCGTTCGCATGGCGCAAGAAATGGGCACGCGACTGGGATTCGGTCAAATATTGCTCGGATCGCTGCCGCGGCGTCGGCGAACGCCCGGCGCCATAG
- a CDS encoding SMP-30/gluconolactonase/LRE family protein yields the protein MNADRPGRRAVLVGLAGAALTGFADATPSVVLRRLTPAFDRIVAPGTRVEVIATGIQWAEGPVWVPLDGGYLLFSDPPANVVRRWSRGDGVTTFLSPSGAPDPDRTVLREPGANGLTLDHGGRLLIANSGGRSIDRVDLKTRARTVLVDRYKGKRFNSPNDMHVARDGAIWFTDPPYGLAGDDRSPAKEQSVNGVYRWRAGGEAVLVDGSLTRPNGIALSPDERRLYVAVSDADDPRVIAYDLGRDGMPRASRVLVSAKAGHAQGKPGLPDGMKVARDGTLVCSMPGGIMFLTPEGEPIGLIETTTPAANVAFGEGGAALYVTNNDCVLRVALRPGWQR from the coding sequence ATGAACGCTGACCGGCCGGGCCGGCGCGCTGTGCTGGTGGGACTAGCGGGGGCGGCGCTGACTGGGTTTGCGGATGCGACTCCTTCGGTTGTGCTGCGACGGCTGACTCCGGCCTTCGACCGCATCGTCGCGCCGGGCACGCGCGTCGAGGTGATCGCGACCGGCATCCAATGGGCGGAGGGACCGGTGTGGGTGCCACTGGACGGCGGCTATCTGCTGTTTTCCGATCCACCGGCCAATGTCGTGCGGCGCTGGTCGCGGGGCGACGGCGTGACGACGTTCCTGTCGCCGTCGGGCGCCCCTGACCCTGATCGCACCGTTCTGCGCGAGCCGGGTGCGAATGGGTTGACGCTCGATCATGGTGGGCGGCTACTGATAGCGAATAGCGGGGGGCGGTCGATCGACCGCGTCGACCTGAAGACGCGGGCGCGGACGGTGCTGGTCGACCGGTACAAGGGCAAAAGGTTCAACAGCCCCAACGACATGCATGTCGCACGCGACGGGGCGATCTGGTTCACCGATCCGCCTTATGGTCTGGCGGGGGACGACCGGTCGCCCGCCAAGGAGCAGAGCGTCAACGGCGTCTATCGCTGGCGTGCGGGCGGGGAGGCGGTGCTGGTCGACGGATCATTGACGCGGCCAAACGGCATTGCGCTGTCACCCGACGAGCGGCGGCTGTACGTCGCGGTTTCGGACGCCGACGATCCGCGCGTGATCGCCTACGACCTCGGGCGTGACGGGATGCCGCGCGCTTCGCGGGTGCTGGTGTCCGCGAAGGCGGGGCATGCGCAGGGCAAGCCGGGGCTGCCCGACGGGATGAAGGTGGCGCGCGACGGGACCCTGGTGTGCTCGATGCCCGGCGGGATCATGTTCCTGACCCCGGAAGGCGAACCGATCGGGCTGATCGAGACGACGACGCCCGCCGCGAATGTTGCCTTCGGTGAGGGCGGTGCGGCGCTGTACGTCACCAACAACGACTGCGTCCTGCGGGTCGCGTTGCGACCGGGCTGGCAGCGGTGA
- a CDS encoding alkaline phosphatase D family protein: protein MLVSRRSLIVGAGALTASPLFAATTDAARGFTHAVASGEPGPDSVLLWTRCVMAGAGEVTAEIAERPDMSGARPVGAQITGPWRDYTVKLTADGLAPDRWYWFRFISPDGTRSAIGRTRTLPADGVRPWRAAIFSCSNLGYGFFNAYAHAAARDDLDCSIHLGDYFYEYAPDHYPTTSQLVPGRLPQPLAETIHLDDYRQRFASYRADPDLQVLHARLPMIAQWDDHESANDSWEGGAENHDPATEGDWNQRRSASIQAYREWMPVSDEPWKSYDIGALATLFRTETRLLGRTQQPDLDVLFKSSDPAAALRAFRDGAWQDPGATMMGWQQESWLNHALAASVRSGRRWQVVGFGTIMGQTMMPADAETWVAPKSNRYVTAGIAAAQAGLPFNFDNWGGYPAARARFLKEAQKLGGSTVLISGDSHNAWAYDLSQDGHAAAVEFAGHSVTSPGFESASTYDPRRIAADLVRTNPELKWCDTSRRGYMALTIAPDRVRNDWIMVDTITKRTPAASIGYSATVTHGRNQMA from the coding sequence GTGCTCGTTTCCCGCCGTTCCCTGATCGTCGGCGCCGGTGCGCTGACCGCGTCGCCGCTGTTCGCCGCCACCACTGACGCCGCGCGCGGCTTCACCCACGCCGTCGCCAGTGGCGAACCCGGCCCCGACTCGGTGCTGCTGTGGACGCGCTGCGTGATGGCGGGCGCGGGCGAGGTCACCGCCGAGATCGCCGAGCGACCCGACATGAGCGGCGCGCGTCCGGTCGGCGCGCAGATCACCGGCCCGTGGCGCGACTATACCGTCAAGCTTACTGCCGACGGGCTCGCCCCCGATCGCTGGTATTGGTTCCGCTTCATTTCCCCCGACGGCACACGCTCGGCGATCGGGCGCACCCGCACCCTGCCCGCCGATGGCGTCCGCCCGTGGCGCGCGGCGATCTTCTCGTGCTCGAACCTCGGCTATGGCTTCTTCAACGCTTATGCCCATGCGGCGGCGCGTGACGACCTCGACTGCTCGATCCACCTCGGCGACTATTTCTACGAATATGCGCCCGATCATTATCCGACGACCAGCCAGCTGGTCCCCGGCCGCCTTCCGCAGCCGCTCGCCGAGACGATCCACCTCGACGATTATCGCCAGCGCTTCGCCAGCTACCGGGCCGACCCCGATCTGCAGGTGCTCCACGCGCGGCTGCCGATGATCGCGCAGTGGGACGACCACGAAAGTGCCAACGACAGTTGGGAGGGCGGCGCGGAGAACCACGATCCCGCCACGGAGGGCGATTGGAACCAGCGCCGCTCCGCCTCGATCCAGGCGTATCGCGAATGGATGCCGGTCTCGGACGAGCCGTGGAAGAGCTATGACATCGGCGCGCTCGCCACGCTGTTCCGCACCGAGACGCGGCTGCTCGGGCGCACGCAGCAGCCCGATCTCGACGTCCTGTTTAAGTCCAGCGATCCCGCCGCCGCCTTGCGCGCCTTCCGCGACGGGGCCTGGCAGGATCCGGGCGCGACGATGATGGGGTGGCAGCAGGAAAGCTGGCTGAACCACGCGCTCGCCGCCTCGGTGCGCAGCGGGCGGCGCTGGCAGGTCGTCGGCTTCGGGACGATCATGGGGCAGACGATGATGCCCGCCGATGCGGAGACATGGGTCGCGCCCAAGTCGAACCGCTACGTGACCGCCGGCATCGCCGCCGCGCAGGCCGGGCTGCCCTTCAACTTCGATAATTGGGGCGGCTATCCCGCCGCGCGTGCGCGCTTCCTTAAGGAGGCGCAGAAGCTGGGCGGCAGCACGGTGCTGATCTCGGGCGACAGCCACAATGCCTGGGCCTATGATCTTTCGCAGGACGGCCATGCCGCCGCGGTCGAGTTTGCCGGGCACAGCGTCACCTCGCCGGGGTTCGAGAGCGCCTCGACCTACGATCCGCGCCGCATCGCCGCCGATCTGGTACGCACCAACCCCGAGCTGAAATGGTGCGACACGTCGCGTCGCGGCTATATGGCGCTGACGATCGCGCCCGATCGCGTCCGCAACGACTGGATCATGGTCGATACGATCACCAAGCGCACTCCCGCCGCGTCGATCGGCTATTCCGCCACCGTCACCCACGGCCGCAATCAGATGGCGTAG